DNA sequence from the Desulfurobacterium indicum genome:
AAAGGGAAAAACTTTACTATGAGATTCAGGATTATCTGTGGAAGGATGTTCCTTACATACCTCTCTTCCAGTCAGAGGCGGCTATTGTTGCCAACAAGAGTGTTAGAGGTGTAACAAACGATCCTATCTATCCGAGATACTATCTCCTTCATAAGTAATCTTTTAAAAGTCCCCCTTATGTGCTATCTTGAGGGGGGACTTTTGTGTTAATTTCTGTTTAAGGAGATGAGAAGAGGGTAATGAGAGGGTTGTTGAAGTATATAGGATACAGGCTTGTTTCTTCTGTGGTGATGATTTTCTTAATGGTTACATTTGTATTTTTCCTGCTTAGAATTCTACCAGGTGATCCGGTTTTGGCACTTACGGGTGGAAAGGCACCGCCAGAAGTTGTTAAGCAGTTGAAAGAGCAGTTAGGACTTAATCTTCCTATATATAAGCAGTATTTAAAGTTTCTTTCTGACATACTACACGGTAATCTTGGAACTTCTATAGTTACCGGGGAAAGCATTAAAAGTGAACTTCTTGAAAGATTCCCCGCCACTCTGGAGCTATCTATCGTAAGTATTATTCTGGCGGCCGGCTGGGGTATTGTTCTGGGTATTGAGGGAGCAAGGCGTGAAGGTAGTGTGTTTGATTTTGTTACCAAGTTAATAGCTCTTTCTTTCTATGCTATTCCTATATTTTTCGTAGGTATTATGATGCAGTATATTTTTGGTGTGAAGCTCGGCTGGTTTCCGATTTCAGGAAGAATTGATCCTCTAAATGAGCCTGACCACGTTATAACAGGCCTTTACCTTGTTGACACTCTTTTGACAAAGAATTTTGCAGGCTTTGTTGATGCCCTTAAGCACATTTTCCTTCCTGCTTTCTCTTTGTCTCTTGTTCTTTTTTCTGTCATATACAGAATTACGCGGAGCAACATGATTTTGCAGCTTAAGAAAGAATATGTAAAAGCTGCGAGAGCAAGAGGATTGAAGGAAAGGAGAGTGATTTACTATCACGCATTTAAGAATGCTTTTATTCCGATTTTTACTCTTATAGGTCTTCAATTTGCTGGACTTTTGGGCGGAGCAATCCTTACAGAGAATGTCTTTTCATGGCCCGGGCTTGGTTCTTACTTAATTGAAAGAATCGGTTACAGAGATTTTCCAGCAATTCAGGGGGCTATTCTGTTTTATGCTGTTATTGTTGTGTTTATATCTATCGCGATAGATATAATTTGTGCTCTTATGAATCCAAAAATTAAGTATGAGTAGGGTTTGCAGGATGAACTTAAAGAAGGTACAGCTCTTTCTGGGAATATTTATTGTTGTTTTTCTTATTGTTATTGCGTTGTTTGGTCCTTACCTTACGTCGGCTGATCCGATCGCTATTTCAAATGCCACATTTTCACCCCCATCTTCCCAGCACATATTCGGAACGGATGCTCTGGGAAGAGATATTTTTGCAAGAGTTCTCTATGGAGCTAGAATTTCTCTTCTGGTATCTCTTTTAGCTGTTGCGATAGGGGTATCTGCAGGGACATTTTTGGGTTTGGTTTCAGGTTTTTTCGGT
Encoded proteins:
- a CDS encoding ABC transporter permease, coding for MKYIGYRLVSSVVMIFLMVTFVFFLLRILPGDPVLALTGGKAPPEVVKQLKEQLGLNLPIYKQYLKFLSDILHGNLGTSIVTGESIKSELLERFPATLELSIVSIILAAGWGIVLGIEGARREGSVFDFVTKLIALSFYAIPIFFVGIMMQYIFGVKLGWFPISGRIDPLNEPDHVITGLYLVDTLLTKNFAGFVDALKHIFLPAFSLSLVLFSVIYRITRSNMILQLKKEYVKAARARGLKERRVIYYHAFKNAFIPIFTLIGLQFAGLLGGAILTENVFSWPGLGSYLIERIGYRDFPAIQGAILFYAVIVVFISIAIDIICALMNPKIKYE